From Paracoccus suum, the proteins below share one genomic window:
- the mutL gene encoding DNA mismatch repair endonuclease MutL, with protein sequence MNSPAPHIQPGPTRPVIRQLDESAANRIAAGEVVERPASAVKELVENALDAGARRIEVTIARGGKGLIRVSDDGCGMAPDDLPLALARHATSKIDGSDLLNIRSFGFRGEALPSLGAVGRLTVTTRAEGEAGATITTEGGLTGPVRPAAANRGTVVDLRDLFFATPARLKFLRTDRAETQAIAEVIRRLAMSRPDIAITLQGDDGQMLFRADAEDLAARLSRVLGSDFIDSALPVEAERDGVALTGWAALPTYSRGAAVAQHLFVNGRPVRDKLLTGALRAGYWDVMSAGRHPAAALYLSCPPQMVDVNVHPAKTEVRFREPDAVRGLMVSTLRRMLGGTGQRRNSAPLAAATLAAFRPEPEMARAPLKATAPLAPGFAEAQARIEPQADAPLADQPLGAARAQLHGNWIIAQTAEGMVIVDQHAAHERLVYERLKAEAEGAAGVPRQGLLIPQIVELPTDSCAALLAEAESLAELGLVIEAFGQGAVAIREVPAAIPRLDGAALLRDLADDLTDGSGAARITARREAVLSSMACHGSVRAGRRLSGDEMNALLREMERTPRAGQCNHGRPTFVTLKLADIERLFGR encoded by the coding sequence ATGAACAGTCCGGCCCCCCACATCCAGCCCGGTCCAACGCGGCCTGTGATCCGTCAACTGGACGAATCCGCCGCCAACCGTATCGCGGCGGGCGAAGTGGTCGAGCGGCCGGCCTCGGCTGTGAAGGAACTGGTCGAGAATGCGCTCGACGCCGGGGCCCGCCGGATCGAAGTCACTATCGCCCGCGGCGGCAAGGGGTTGATCCGGGTCAGCGACGATGGCTGCGGCATGGCGCCCGACGATCTTCCGCTGGCGCTGGCGCGTCACGCGACCTCAAAGATCGATGGCAGCGACCTGCTGAATATACGCAGCTTCGGCTTTCGCGGCGAGGCGCTGCCCTCGCTGGGCGCCGTCGGGCGGCTGACCGTGACCACCCGCGCCGAGGGCGAGGCCGGCGCGACCATCACCACCGAGGGCGGCCTGACGGGTCCCGTGCGTCCGGCCGCCGCAAATCGCGGTACGGTCGTCGATCTGCGCGATCTTTTCTTTGCCACCCCCGCGCGGCTCAAGTTCCTGCGCACCGACCGGGCCGAGACGCAGGCCATCGCCGAGGTGATCCGCCGCCTCGCCATGTCCCGGCCCGACATTGCCATCACGCTGCAGGGCGATGACGGCCAGATGCTGTTTCGCGCCGATGCGGAGGATCTGGCGGCCCGCCTGTCGCGGGTTCTGGGCAGTGATTTCATCGACAGCGCGCTGCCGGTCGAGGCCGAGCGTGACGGGGTGGCGCTGACAGGCTGGGCCGCGCTGCCGACCTATTCGCGCGGTGCGGCGGTCGCGCAGCATCTGTTCGTGAACGGCCGCCCTGTGCGCGACAAGCTGCTGACGGGCGCGCTGCGCGCCGGCTATTGGGACGTGATGTCGGCCGGCCGGCACCCCGCGGCCGCACTGTACCTGTCCTGCCCGCCCCAGATGGTTGACGTCAACGTCCACCCCGCCAAGACCGAGGTCCGCTTTCGCGAACCTGATGCGGTGCGCGGGCTGATGGTCTCGACCCTGCGGCGGATGCTGGGAGGCACCGGTCAGAGACGCAACTCCGCTCCGCTCGCCGCCGCGACGCTGGCGGCATTCCGGCCGGAGCCGGAAATGGCCCGCGCGCCCTTGAAAGCTACCGCCCCGCTGGCCCCCGGCTTTGCAGAAGCGCAGGCCCGCATCGAGCCGCAGGCCGATGCGCCGCTCGCCGATCAGCCGCTGGGCGCCGCCCGGGCGCAACTCCACGGCAACTGGATCATCGCCCAGACCGCCGAGGGCATGGTGATCGTCGACCAGCATGCGGCGCATGAACGTCTGGTGTATGAACGGTTGAAGGCCGAGGCCGAGGGGGCCGCCGGTGTGCCGCGCCAGGGTCTGCTGATACCGCAGATCGTTGAACTGCCCACGGATTCCTGCGCCGCACTGTTGGCCGAGGCTGAAAGTTTGGCCGAACTGGGTCTGGTGATCGAGGCATTCGGGCAGGGGGCCGTGGCCATCCGCGAGGTACCCGCGGCCATCCCGCGGCTGGACGGTGCTGCGCTGCTGCGCGATCTGGCTGACGATCTGACCGACGGCAGCGGCGCCGCCCGGATTACTGCCCGACGCGAGGCGGTGCTTTCCTCCATGGCGTGCCACGGCAGCGTGCGCGCCGGACGACGCCTCAGTGGTGACGAGATGAACGCTCTGCTGCGCGAGATGGAGCGCACGCCCCGCGCCGGCCAGTGCAACCACGGTCGCCCGACCTTCGTGACACTGAAGCTGGCGGATATCGAACGCCTGTTCGGCCGTTAA
- a CDS encoding RidA family protein yields MSYETRLTELGITLPPAPAPVASYVPTVQTGDLLFVSGQISDAKGCLGDDLSVEAGNAAARDCALKVLAQVKAALGSLDRVARVVRLGGFVVSNGAFTQQPEVVNGASDVMVELFGDAGRHARAAVSVSALPRGAAVELEAVFEVTR; encoded by the coding sequence ATGAGCTACGAGACCCGTTTGACCGAGCTGGGCATCACCCTACCGCCAGCGCCGGCGCCGGTGGCAAGCTATGTGCCGACTGTCCAGACGGGCGATCTGCTGTTCGTGTCGGGCCAGATTTCCGACGCCAAGGGCTGCCTCGGCGACGATCTGTCGGTCGAGGCCGGCAACGCCGCGGCCCGCGACTGCGCGCTGAAGGTACTGGCGCAGGTCAAGGCCGCGCTGGGGTCGCTGGACCGCGTCGCACGCGTCGTGCGCCTAGGCGGATTCGTTGTCTCGAACGGCGCGTTCACCCAGCAGCCCGAGGTCGTGAACGGCGCCTCTGACGTCATGGTCGAGCTGTTCGGCGACGCCGGCCGGCATGCGCGGGCCGCGGTCTCCGTCTCGGCCCTGCCGCGCGGTGCGGCGGTCGAGCTTGAGGCCGTGTTCGAGGTAACGCGATGA
- a CDS encoding M16 family metallopeptidase — translation MIRALCSAPIAAAFLAFTPLQASAIDIHEVRSPGGITAWLVEDHSIPFTALSMAFKGGASMDAEGKRGAVNLMTATLEEGAGVRDAVAFAEAVEETGAVLNFNASDDAVSVTARLLTDTRDGAADLLSEALFKPRFDTVAVDRVRGQVQAIIRAEATDPGSIAQKELAHLAWGDHPYGTSINGTAQSVATLTPDDLRTARERVMGRDRLVVAAAGDITPADLGALLDRVLGSLPEKASAPLPGPASPQLTGGVTVIPWDSPQTVVQFAAPGLPMDDPEYFAAFVGNYILGGGGFSSRMTDEIREKRGLTYGVSTALSTGLFGDLWVGGMATANANTGAAVDLARTEWGRLADGVTEKELADAKTYLTGEYPLRFDGNRKIADILAGMQLVGLPREYVNTRNSKIEAVRVDDVAKVAKRLLEPEKLRFVLVGKPDGVTSTNP, via the coding sequence GTGATCCGCGCCCTTTGCTCCGCCCCCATCGCGGCGGCCTTCCTGGCCTTCACCCCTCTGCAGGCCAGTGCCATCGACATCCACGAGGTGCGCTCGCCCGGCGGGATCACCGCCTGGCTGGTCGAGGATCACTCGATTCCCTTCACCGCCCTCAGCATGGCTTTCAAGGGCGGCGCGTCCATGGATGCCGAGGGTAAGCGCGGCGCGGTCAACCTGATGACTGCCACGCTGGAGGAAGGCGCAGGCGTGCGTGACGCGGTGGCCTTCGCCGAGGCGGTCGAGGAAACCGGCGCGGTGCTGAACTTCAACGCCAGCGACGATGCGGTATCCGTCACCGCCCGGCTGCTGACCGACACTCGCGATGGCGCCGCCGATCTGCTGTCCGAGGCGCTGTTCAAGCCGCGGTTCGACACGGTTGCTGTCGATAGGGTGCGCGGCCAGGTGCAGGCCATCATCCGTGCCGAGGCTACCGATCCTGGCAGCATCGCGCAAAAGGAACTGGCGCATCTCGCCTGGGGCGACCACCCCTATGGCACCTCGATCAACGGTACAGCACAATCGGTCGCGACATTGACGCCAGACGATCTGCGCACCGCGCGCGAGCGTGTCATGGGTCGCGACCGACTGGTCGTCGCGGCCGCCGGCGACATTACGCCGGCCGATCTGGGCGCGCTGCTGGATCGCGTGCTTGGAAGCCTGCCGGAAAAGGCGAGCGCCCCATTGCCGGGACCGGCGAGCCCACAACTGACCGGCGGCGTCACCGTGATCCCGTGGGACAGCCCGCAGACCGTGGTGCAGTTCGCCGCGCCCGGCCTTCCGATGGACGATCCGGAATATTTCGCGGCCTTTGTTGGCAACTACATCCTCGGGGGCGGTGGCTTTTCCAGCCGGATGACCGACGAGATTCGCGAAAAGCGCGGGCTGACCTATGGCGTGTCGACCGCGCTGTCGACCGGGCTGTTCGGCGATCTATGGGTCGGGGGCATGGCAACGGCCAACGCCAACACGGGCGCCGCCGTTGATCTGGCCAGAACCGAATGGGGCCGTTTGGCGGATGGCGTCACCGAAAAGGAACTCGCCGATGCCAAGACATATCTGACCGGCGAATACCCGCTGCGTTTTGATGGCAACCGCAAGATCGCCGATATCCTCGCCGGAATGCAGCTCGTCGGTCTGCCACGCGAATACGTCAACACGCGCAATTCGAAGATCGAGGCAGTGAGGGTGGACGATGTCGCCAAGGTCGCAAAACGCCTGCTGGAACCGGAGAAACTGCGTTTCGTCCTTGTCGGCAAGCCGGACGGTGTCACCTCGACGAACCCTTAG
- a CDS encoding glycerophosphodiester phosphodiesterase family protein translates to MSDKPDTAPAPPRPAPLHPDFLRLPIAHRGLHGPGVPENSLAAFRAAIEGGYGIELDIQHSAEGEAVVFHDYDLARMVGSEGFVADVTLDELAKMRLGKSDEGIPTLAAVLREVAGKVPLLIEIKDQDGRLGENIGDLQDRVATVLAGYDGPVAVMSFNPETVTRFSTVAPQIASGLVSCAFSEDDWPMLDDETRTRLATLADVDRSGSSFISHDRTDLGNPAVASLKARGIPVLAWTIRTPEAEATARQIADNITFEGYPAARP, encoded by the coding sequence ATGAGCGACAAGCCCGACACTGCCCCAGCGCCGCCCCGTCCGGCGCCCTTGCACCCGGATTTCCTGCGATTGCCCATCGCCCATCGGGGGCTGCACGGGCCGGGCGTTCCCGAAAACAGCCTTGCCGCCTTTCGCGCCGCGATCGAGGGCGGCTACGGGATCGAACTGGACATCCAGCACAGCGCCGAGGGCGAGGCCGTGGTGTTCCACGACTATGACCTTGCGCGCATGGTCGGCAGCGAAGGCTTTGTCGCCGATGTCACGCTGGACGAGCTGGCCAAGATGCGCCTCGGCAAGTCCGACGAGGGGATCCCGACCCTCGCGGCGGTCCTGCGCGAGGTCGCGGGCAAGGTGCCGCTGCTGATCGAGATCAAGGACCAGGACGGCCGCCTGGGCGAGAATATCGGCGATCTTCAGGATCGCGTGGCGACCGTGCTGGCGGGCTACGACGGCCCGGTCGCGGTCATGTCCTTCAACCCCGAGACGGTCACCCGGTTTTCCACCGTGGCCCCGCAGATTGCCAGCGGCCTCGTCAGTTGCGCCTTCAGCGAGGACGACTGGCCGATGCTGGATGACGAGACCCGAACCCGCCTCGCCACGTTGGCGGATGTGGACCGCAGCGGCTCCTCCTTCATCTCGCATGATCGCACAGACCTCGGGAACCCCGCCGTCGCTTCGCTGAAGGCGCGGGGCATACCGGTACTCGCCTGGACGATCCGCACGCCCGAGGCCGAGGCAACGGCGCGGCAGATTGCGGATAACATAACATTCGAGGGCTATCCGGCCGCACGGCCGTGA
- the smc gene encoding chromosome segregation protein SMC, with the protein MQFDRLRLTGFKSFVDTTDLIILQGLTGVVGPNGCGKSNLLEALRWVMGENRPTAMRGAGMEDVIFAGSGRRPARAQAEVTISVDNSDRVAPAGMNDADRLEITRRITRDAGSAYRINGREVRARDVQMLFADASTGSHSPALVRQGQIGELINARSQARGRILEEAAGISGLYQRRHEAVLKLDGAEANLKRVDETLDGLAAQAAALARQARAAARYREIGAALRTAEGQLLWRRWADAEAARREAAEALTAALRSADGSEAAARRASAAREAAEAALPPLREAEHVAGAILSRAVAQREALDEAEARAAAAIAQLSGRVAQLDRDIAREAVLNTDAGEVLARLEWEAAELVKAGAGHEDRLAAATTAAEAAAGALGSVEAALSAAQDEAARLAARHQSAERLASDLRAMGERASRAATEAEAVRARAEAAGQQAEATLKAATAARTEACKRADAADAALAAAEAARTGAERAESAARATRAEAEGEAGALEAERAGLERLAQRGAADQGALLSQIKVAKGWESALGAALGDDLRLGITVSDAEDAAGWRALPGYDADAPLPEGAEPLAPQVTAPAALTRRLSQLGVVADAGSGAALQAALRPGQRLVTQAGDLFRWDGLVLPASGQTSAAALHLQTMNRLAETRTQAEAASARAAAARTEHETARAALAAASKTETAAREARREAERALSDAGRAETRAESDLSLATGKAEAARAELARHRADADDAATRLADADRALAALPDRGAAANAVEQAKTGVEAARIALISRRAAADELRRDGTARVKRQQEVTKESQGWRARLEQAGARATELGQRRDAAAAELAEAEAQPATLAARRASLAEAESAGTARQSAARDALATAESALREAAGAEREAERAASEAREVRAAREARADAARETEAAARARIRDEAEATPDSLRASLPDGEAPPTAALEEAIARLRASREALGAVNLRADEDKRALEAEREALAKEKDDLEAAIRKLRGGIGSLNREGRERLLAAFDTVNGNFSALFTHLFGGGEARLVMVESDDPLEAGLEIMCQPPGKKLATLSLLSGGEQTLTALALIFAVFLANPAPICVLDEVDAPLDDANVTRFCDLLDEMTRRTATRFLVITHHAVTMARMDRLFGVTMVEQGVSQLVSVDLRRAEALVA; encoded by the coding sequence ATGCAGTTCGACCGCCTTCGCCTGACCGGCTTCAAAAGCTTCGTCGACACCACCGACCTGATCATCCTGCAAGGGCTGACGGGGGTGGTCGGGCCGAACGGCTGCGGCAAGTCCAACCTGCTGGAGGCGCTGCGCTGGGTCATGGGAGAGAACCGGCCGACCGCGATGCGCGGCGCCGGGATGGAGGATGTGATCTTCGCCGGCAGCGGTCGCCGCCCGGCGCGCGCCCAGGCCGAGGTCACCATCAGCGTCGACAACTCGGACCGCGTGGCGCCCGCAGGCATGAACGATGCCGACCGGCTGGAAATCACGCGCCGCATCACCCGCGACGCAGGCAGCGCCTATCGCATCAATGGCCGAGAGGTGCGCGCCCGCGACGTGCAGATGCTGTTCGCAGACGCCTCGACCGGCTCGCATTCCCCGGCGCTGGTGCGCCAGGGCCAGATTGGCGAGCTGATCAACGCCCGTTCGCAGGCCCGCGGCCGCATCCTCGAGGAAGCGGCTGGTATCAGCGGACTTTACCAGCGGCGGCACGAGGCGGTGCTGAAGCTGGATGGGGCCGAGGCGAATCTCAAGCGCGTGGATGAAACGCTGGACGGACTGGCCGCGCAGGCGGCCGCGCTGGCGCGGCAGGCGCGGGCGGCGGCACGCTATCGCGAGATTGGCGCTGCCCTGCGCACAGCCGAGGGTCAGTTGCTGTGGCGCCGCTGGGCCGATGCCGAGGCGGCGCGGCGCGAGGCGGCCGAGGCCCTGACCGCCGCACTGCGCAGCGCCGATGGGTCCGAGGCCGCGGCACGCCGCGCCAGCGCCGCGCGCGAGGCGGCCGAGGCGGCGTTGCCGCCGCTGCGCGAGGCCGAGCATGTCGCCGGCGCCATCCTGTCGCGCGCCGTGGCGCAGCGCGAGGCCCTGGACGAGGCCGAGGCCCGCGCCGCAGCCGCTATCGCCCAGCTGAGCGGCCGCGTCGCGCAGTTGGATCGCGACATCGCCCGCGAAGCAGTGCTGAACACCGACGCCGGCGAGGTGCTGGCTCGGCTGGAGTGGGAGGCGGCAGAACTGGTCAAGGCCGGTGCGGGCCATGAGGATCGTCTGGCTGCCGCTACAACCGCCGCCGAGGCTGCTGCGGGCGCCCTGGGCTCGGTCGAGGCAGCGCTGAGCGCGGCGCAGGACGAGGCGGCGCGCCTGGCCGCGCGGCACCAGTCGGCCGAGCGGCTGGCCAGTGATCTGCGCGCCATGGGCGAGCGCGCCAGCCGCGCCGCGACCGAGGCCGAGGCCGTCCGTGCCCGCGCCGAGGCGGCCGGTCAGCAGGCCGAGGCGACGCTGAAAGCGGCAACTGCCGCCCGGACGGAGGCGTGCAAGCGCGCCGATGCCGCCGATGCTGCCCTGGCTGCGGCGGAGGCCGCTCGAACCGGGGCCGAGCGCGCCGAATCCGCCGCCCGCGCCACCCGCGCCGAGGCGGAGGGGGAGGCCGGCGCGCTGGAGGCCGAGCGCGCGGGCCTGGAACGGCTGGCCCAGCGCGGCGCGGCCGATCAGGGCGCATTGCTGTCGCAGATCAAGGTGGCCAAGGGCTGGGAATCGGCGCTTGGCGCGGCGCTGGGGGATGACCTGCGCCTGGGTATTACCGTTTCGGATGCGGAAGACGCTGCTGGCTGGCGCGCGCTGCCCGGCTATGACGCTGACGCGCCTTTGCCCGAGGGTGCCGAACCCCTCGCGCCGCAGGTCACTGCGCCCGCGGCCCTGACCCGGCGGCTGTCGCAGCTCGGCGTCGTCGCCGATGCGGGATCCGGCGCCGCCCTGCAGGCCGCGCTGCGTCCCGGCCAGCGGCTGGTGACGCAGGCGGGCGATCTGTTCCGCTGGGACGGGCTGGTGCTGCCTGCCTCCGGCCAGACCTCGGCCGCCGCGTTGCACCTTCAGACCATGAACCGGCTGGCGGAGACCCGCACCCAGGCCGAGGCCGCCTCGGCCCGCGCCGCGGCCGCGCGCACCGAGCACGAGACTGCGCGCGCGGCACTCGCCGCGGCCAGCAAGACCGAGACCGCAGCCCGCGAGGCACGGCGCGAGGCCGAGCGCGCGCTGTCGGACGCCGGCCGGGCCGAGACGCGGGCCGAATCCGATCTGTCGCTCGCCACCGGCAAGGCCGAAGCGGCGCGTGCCGAGCTGGCTCGCCACCGCGCCGATGCCGATGACGCGGCCACCCGCCTCGCCGACGCTGACCGGGCGCTGGCCGCGCTGCCCGACCGTGGTGCCGCCGCCAACGCAGTCGAGCAGGCCAAGACCGGGGTCGAGGCGGCGCGGATCGCCCTGATCAGCCGCCGGGCGGCAGCGGACGAACTGCGCCGCGACGGCACCGCGCGCGTCAAGCGCCAGCAGGAGGTGACCAAGGAATCGCAGGGCTGGCGTGCCCGGCTGGAGCAGGCCGGCGCCCGCGCCACCGAGCTTGGCCAGCGCCGCGATGCGGCGGCGGCCGAACTGGCCGAAGCCGAGGCCCAACCGGCCACCCTGGCGGCCCGCCGCGCCAGCCTCGCCGAGGCCGAATCGGCTGGCACCGCACGGCAGTCCGCCGCCCGCGATGCTCTCGCCACCGCCGAATCCGCCCTACGCGAGGCCGCCGGCGCTGAGCGTGAGGCCGAGCGCGCCGCCTCCGAAGCGCGTGAGGTCCGCGCCGCCCGCGAAGCCCGGGCCGATGCCGCGCGCGAGACCGAGGCAGCCGCCCGCGCCCGTATCCGCGACGAGGCCGAGGCGACCCCTGACAGCCTGCGCGCCAGCTTGCCCGACGGCGAGGCGCCGCCGACCGCCGCGCTGGAAGAAGCGATCGCCCGCCTGCGCGCCAGCCGCGAGGCGCTGGGCGCCGTCAACTTGCGCGCCGACGAGGACAAGCGCGCGCTCGAGGCAGAGCGCGAGGCGCTCGCCAAGGAAAAGGACGACCTCGAGGCCGCGATCCGCAAGCTGCGCGGCGGCATCGGCAGCCTGAACCGCGAGGGACGCGAGCGCCTGCTGGCTGCGTTCGACACGGTTAATGGCAATTTCAGCGCCCTGTTCACGCACCTCTTCGGTGGCGGCGAGGCGCGGCTGGTGATGGTCGAATCCGATGACCCGCTGGAGGCCGGGCTGGAGATCATGTGCCAGCCGCCCGGCAAGAAGCTGGCCACCCTGTCGCTGCTGTCGGGCGGCGAGCAGACGTTGACCGCGCTCGCGCTGATCTTTGCCGTATTCCTCGCCAATCCGGCGCCGATCTGCGTACTGGACGAGGTCGACGCGCCGCTGGACGACGCCAATGTCACCCGCTTTTGCGACCTGCTGGACGAGATGACGCGGCGCACCGCCACGCGCTTTCTGGTCATCACCCACCACGCCGTAACCATGGCGCGCATGGACCGCCTGTTCGGCGTTACCATGGTCGAGCAGGGGGTTAGCCAATTGGTCAGTGTCGATCTGCGGCGCGCAGAAGCTCTGGTCGCCTGA
- a CDS encoding PQQ-dependent sugar dehydrogenase, whose amino-acid sequence MTTRIIAGIAAALALAAPAAAQDFNAAPPNGKGQQPAFPGQTRAPVMASDVALETQTVTAGLEHPWGMAELPNAKGWLVTERPGRLRLIGPDGKMSAPIKGLPKVDSRGQGGLLDVALAPDFAQSRRIFFSFSEPREDGKNGTAVGTGILDDAMTTLGETKVIFQQQPAWDSDKHFGSRLVFDREGMLFVTTGERSNPEPRQLAQDVTTDLGKVIRIPPDGQSAPGNPQIQNGRLEIYSYGHRNLQAAALAPDGTLWTIEHGPKGGDELNHIRPGVNYGWPIITYGTDYSGAPIGEGITSQEGLEQPVYYWDPVIGPSGMTFYDGAMFPEWKGQIVAGGLVSQSIVRLALEGDKVTGEARDLQGIGRVRDVAVAADGALMLLTDADDGALIRVTRK is encoded by the coding sequence ATGACGACCCGTATCATTGCTGGCATTGCAGCCGCATTGGCGTTGGCCGCCCCCGCCGCCGCGCAGGATTTCAACGCAGCGCCACCGAACGGAAAGGGCCAGCAACCGGCCTTCCCCGGTCAGACCCGCGCCCCGGTCATGGCCAGCGATGTCGCCCTGGAAACCCAGACCGTAACCGCCGGGCTGGAGCATCCCTGGGGCATGGCGGAACTGCCGAACGCAAAGGGCTGGCTGGTCACCGAAAGACCCGGCCGCCTGCGCCTGATCGGTCCCGACGGCAAGATGTCCGCGCCAATCAAAGGCCTGCCAAAGGTGGACAGCCGCGGCCAAGGCGGACTGCTCGACGTTGCACTGGCACCCGACTTCGCGCAGAGCCGCCGCATCTTTTTCAGCTTTTCCGAGCCGCGCGAAGACGGCAAGAACGGCACCGCCGTCGGCACCGGCATACTGGATGATGCCATGACCACGCTGGGCGAGACCAAGGTCATCTTCCAGCAGCAGCCGGCCTGGGATTCCGACAAGCACTTCGGCTCGCGCCTCGTGTTCGACCGCGAGGGGATGCTGTTCGTCACCACCGGCGAGCGCTCCAACCCCGAGCCGCGGCAGCTTGCGCAGGACGTGACCACCGACCTCGGCAAGGTCATCCGCATCCCCCCGGACGGCCAGTCCGCGCCCGGCAATCCGCAAATCCAGAACGGTCGCCTCGAGATCTACAGCTATGGCCACCGTAACCTGCAAGCCGCCGCGCTGGCGCCCGACGGCACGCTTTGGACCATCGAGCATGGCCCCAAGGGTGGGGACGAGCTGAACCATATCCGCCCCGGCGTGAACTACGGCTGGCCGATTATCACCTATGGCACCGATTACAGCGGCGCACCGATCGGCGAAGGCATCACGTCGCAAGAGGGGCTGGAGCAGCCCGTATACTACTGGGACCCGGTCATCGGCCCGTCCGGCATGACCTTCTATGACGGGGCGATGTTCCCGGAGTGGAAGGGCCAGATCGTGGCGGGCGGCCTCGTGAGCCAAAGCATCGTTCGGCTGGCGCTGGAAGGGGACAAGGTCACGGGCGAGGCACGCGATCTGCAAGGCATCGGTCGGGTGCGCGACGTCGCCGTCGCGGCGGACGGGGCGTTGATGTTGCTGACGGACGCAGATGACGGGGCGCTGATCCGCGTGACGCGCAAGTAG
- a CDS encoding GNAT family N-acetyltransferase produces the protein MTFPASQPPALTVWVLSALSGIDASEWDATGAGDNPFTTHRFLSALERSGSVGGRSGWTPAHLVARLDEAVVGVAPMYAKTHSQGEYIFDHAWADAYQRAGGEYYPKLQIAVPFTPATGPRLIAADPAVQAGLLQAIQSVANQAGLSGAHITFCTAQERALGEAAGWLARTTQQFHWMNDGYRDYDDFLGRLSSRKRKDLRKERAQAQAFGGAIRALTGDQIEAAHWDAFWTFYQDTGARKWGHPYLTRAFFDEMQATMRDDIVLILAEREGRPIAGALNFIGPDCLYGRYWGCIEEHPFLHFELCYHQAIDWAIAHGLSRVEAGAQGGHKLARGYVPVPTHSLHWVADRRFRAALADYLTDEGEMMQGEMDELAGHAPFRRGPIGGGADSEHGPADCRPSRETSEG, from the coding sequence ATGACCTTTCCCGCCTCCCAGCCACCCGCCTTGACCGTCTGGGTCCTGTCCGCCCTGTCGGGGATCGACGCGTCCGAATGGGACGCCACCGGTGCGGGCGATAACCCATTCACGACGCACCGGTTCTTGTCCGCGCTGGAACGCTCGGGTTCCGTCGGCGGCCGCAGTGGCTGGACCCCGGCCCATCTGGTCGCGCGGCTGGATGAAGCGGTCGTCGGGGTCGCGCCGATGTATGCCAAGACCCACAGCCAGGGTGAATACATCTTCGATCACGCCTGGGCCGATGCCTATCAGCGTGCCGGGGGCGAGTATTACCCAAAGCTGCAGATCGCCGTGCCGTTCACCCCAGCCACCGGTCCACGCCTGATCGCTGCCGACCCTGCCGTTCAGGCGGGCCTGCTGCAAGCCATTCAGTCGGTCGCCAATCAGGCGGGCCTTTCCGGCGCACATATCACCTTTTGCACCGCCCAGGAGCGTGCGCTCGGCGAAGCGGCGGGCTGGCTGGCGCGGACCACGCAGCAGTTTCACTGGATGAACGACGGCTATCGCGACTACGATGATTTCCTAGGCCGGCTCAGTTCGCGCAAGCGCAAGGACCTGCGCAAGGAGCGCGCGCAGGCGCAGGCCTTTGGCGGCGCCATCCGCGCGCTGACCGGAGATCAGATCGAGGCCGCGCACTGGGATGCCTTCTGGACGTTCTACCAGGACACGGGCGCGCGCAAATGGGGGCACCCCTACCTGACCCGTGCCTTCTTTGACGAAATGCAAGCGACGATGCGCGATGACATCGTGCTGATCCTGGCCGAGCGCGAGGGCCGCCCGATCGCCGGAGCGCTGAACTTCATCGGGCCTGACTGCCTTTACGGCCGCTATTGGGGCTGCATTGAGGAGCATCCGTTCCTGCATTTCGAGCTTTGCTATCACCAGGCCATCGATTGGGCGATCGCGCATGGCCTTTCTCGGGTCGAGGCCGGTGCGCAGGGCGGGCACAAGCTGGCGCGCGGCTATGTCCCGGTCCCGACCCATTCGCTGCATTGGGTGGCCGATCGCCGCTTTCGCGCCGCTCTCGCCGATTATCTGACGGATGAGGGCGAGATGATGCAGGGCGAAATGGACGAACTCGCCGGGCATGCCCCTTTCCGCCGCGGCCCCATTGGCGGCGGCGCGGACAGTGAGCACGGTCCAGCAGACTGCAGACCCTCGCGCGAGACCTCGGAGGGCTGA